GGTGTCGAGCTCCTGCTCGACGTCGCGCTGGGTGAGCAATCGCCGGCCGTCCACGTCCAGGTAGCAGGTGGTGACCGGGACCCCCTCGGTCCGGAAGCCGGCCAGCGTGCGCAACGTGTCCTCGGTGATCGCGGTCACAGAACCTCCGTGGGGTCGTCGGTCGCGCGATGGTACGCACGCCGCGCCGGCCCGCGCTCGGGCACCCGTCCCCCGGGTGGGGTGGGACGACCCGGGGTCAGGTCGGGGCGCCGGCGTCGAGCAGGTGGGCGTCGACCGGCGCGGCGGCGTCGGCGTCGACCCCGTCCAGCCAGCGCGCCACCTCCGGGCGCTCGGTGACCAGGACGACCTGGACGGCGGCGGAGGGACCGACCAGCGCCTCGCAGACCCGGACGACGCCGTCGCCGTCGAGGGGCCCGAAGGGTTCGTCGAGCACCAGCGGCGTGGGGCCGGGGCCACCGGGGGCGGCGGCGTCGCGCTGGGAGGCGAGGCGGGCCAGCACCTGCCAGACGAGGACGTCGACGTCGACCTCCTCGTCGTCACCCGTGCCCGCCGCGGCCCGCTGGGACCGGACGTCCTCCAGGCCGGCCAGGTCGGCCCGGGCCAGGGCGACGCGGGCCTCGGCCCGACCGAGCACGGCATCGACGTCGCCCTCGGCCCGGTCGGGCAGGAGGTGGGACACGGCCACGTCGAGGGCCGTCTGGGCGTCCCGGGCCTCGGCCTCCAGGTCGGTCAGGTCCACGTCGACCGCGGGTGGGGTCCCGGGCCGGGCGGTGGCGTCGGTGGTCGCTGCGACCACGGCGGCCCACGCCTGCTCGGCGGCGTCGCGCTCGGCGGCGGCCCGCGCCACCTCGTCGCGGTCGTGGGCCACGCGCTCCTCGGCCGCGGCGACGGCGCCGGCCACCGCGCTGGCCTGCTCGACCTCGGCCCGCAGGGCGTCGCGCCGGCGCACCAGGGCGGCGCGGGCGGCCCGGGCCCCGTCGGCCGCGTCGAGCCGGGCCAGGTGGTCCTCGACCTCGACCCGCTCGGCCGCCAGGGCAGCGCGCCGGGACGCGGCCCCCTCCTGCTGGGCCAGCCAGGCCCGGGCCCGCGCCAGCACCTCGTCGCGGGAGAGGACCTCGCCCAGGGGCAGGCCCGCCTCGTCGAGCGCCAGCCGCAGGTCCGAGATGGGGTCGGTGGCGATCCGGTCCCGGAGGTGGGCGGCGACGTCCTCCCGGGGCTCCTCGCCCAGCAGCTCGGCGGCCCGGGCCCGCAGGGCGTCGAGGGTGGCGGCCATGCGACCCCGGGCCGCGTCGGCGTCCCAGGACGGCGCCGCCACCGCCGTCGACGCCACCTCGGCCTCGGCCTCCGCCGCGGCCAGCTGGGCCTCGGCCTCGGCCAGGCCCCGCCGGGCGTTGTCGACGTCGAGGGTGGAGGGCAGGCCCGCGGCCCGCCCCGACATCATGAACTCGGTGTAGCTGGCGAAGCCGAGGCGACCGAGGATCTCGCGCTCGGCCAGCTGGGCGTCCTCCAGGCGGCGGCGGGCCTTGCCCACGCCGATGCGGCGCTCGCTCCCCTCCCACGCGGCCAGCACCTCGGCGTGGGCGGCCTCGAGGGCCTCCACGTCGGTGGGGTCGAGGCCGGTGGACGAGCTGGCCTGGGCCAGGTCCCGCCGGGCCACCTCGACGCGGTCGCGCGCCCGCCGGACGCGGTCGGCCGCCTCGGCCGGGCCCGTGGCCGCGCCGTCGGCCGGCGACCGGGAGAACATGCTCGCTGCGGGCGGGCGGGGGGCCGCCTCCTCGTCGGCGACGAGGTCACGCACCCGCTCCCACTCCACCGCCACCTGGGCCGCCTCCACCGCGGCGATGCCCGAGCTCACCTCGGCGTCGGACAGCGCGCCGGCGACCCGGTCCGTGGGGGCCAGGGAGATCTGCTCGATGTCGTGGGTGATGCGGGCCCGGCGCTCGGTCGCGGCCCGACGCTCCTCGGGCGTGGCCGCCGTCGGGTCGGGTGCGTGCGCCAGCTCGGACTCGACCGTCGCCAGCTCGTCGCGCAGGCCGGCGGCGGGCTCCGTCGCGGGGCCGGCGGCGCGGGCCGCCTCCAGGCGCTCCTCGGCCTCGTCCCGGGCGGCGACGGCGGCGTCGTGGGCGGCGCGGGCCGCCTCGAGGCGCTCCTCGGCGGCCGCCCGGAGGGCGGAGGTGTCGACGGCCCGGGGCCCGGCGTCGGGCGCGGGGGCGCTGGCCGCGTCGGCGGCCCGACGGCGGGCGCCCCGCAGGGCGGAGGCGGCCTCGGCCCGGGCCCGCCAGCCCTCGGCCACGCGGGTGGTGCGGGCGGTGTGGGCCGCGGCCCAGGCCTCCCGCGCCCGAGCCAGGTCGGCCTCGGCCTCGGCCAGGGCGGCGGCCGCGGCGTCGGCCTCGGCCTCCAGGGCGCGGGCCCGGGCCGCGCCCAGGGCGCGGGTGGGGCCGATCAGGTCGGCGTGGGTGCGGGGCGTGGACGGGACCAGGCCCGGTGCCCGCTCGGCGATGTCCTCCAGCGGGAGGGTGGTGCCGTCGACGAGGACCTCGCCCCCGAGCCCGGCGGCGGCCAGCTCGGGACCGCTGATGCGGGCCCGGACGAGGGCGTCGATGGCGGCCCGCAGCGGCGCCGCCACCTCCGGCGGGACGCCGTGGACCACGGTGAGGCGCGGGTGGAGCACGGCCGCCCAGGGGCGGGGGCTGGAGCCGGAGAGGCGGAGGATCTGCACGGGGTCCCCTCAGGCGACCGGGATGCGCTGCACCCCGTCGCCGTCGTCGTCATCGTCGTCGGGTCGGTGGTCGCGGCCCCCGGTCGGCTCGGCGGCGCGGGCGGCCCGCGTGGCGGCACCGGCGGCGGCGCGCACGACCGACCCCATGCGCTCGGCCATCTCGGGATCGTCCACCAGTGCCTCCGCGGCGTCGAGGAGGGCTCGGGTGGCCTGGATGGCCTCCCGAGCCGCGGCTTGCAGGGCACCCACCCCGGGGGGCAGGTGCGCCTCGTCCTCCCCTGATCGGCCCCGTCGGGTGCCTTCTTGAGCCTCGTCGTCGGGTTCGTGGTCCACGGTGCCCCCTCAGCCCCGACCGGCGGCGACGGGCTCGGGCCCGAACCGCACGCGCAGCCGGCCCCCGTCGAGGCGGGCCCCGGCGACGGGCCGCCGCTGCAGCGACGCGGGCAGCACGAGCGCCCGGCGGTAGGGCCCCACCGCCACGAGCAGCTCGTCGCCGTGGCGCCCCAGCTCGAGGTCGTCGTGCTCGGCGAACGGCAGGTCGAGCACCAGGGCCGGGCCGTCGCCGTCGTCCTCCAGGCGGAGGGGCTCGCCCTCGTGGAGGCGGTCGGCCGGGTCGCGGTCGCCGTAGACGACGCCGGCCAGGTCGCGCAGCCGGTCGAGGCCGACGACCTCCTCCTCGGCGAGGGTGGCGCGCAGCACCGGGAGCGGGGCGAACCCCTCCTCGATGGCCACCAGGTGCTCGGCGTGGAGCTTCTTCCAGCGGTCGAACCAGGGGTCGGACACGTCGTCGGGCAGCAGCCGGTTGGCCACGACGGCATCGACCCCGTAGCCGAAGAGCGAGAGGTAGGTCGCGGTGCGGCGGGCCTCGGCGATGACCATGCGCTCGGGGTTCACCACCAGGCGCACGCTGGTGCGGGCCGTGTCGGCCAGCACCTCCTTCACCCCGTCGAGCTGGGCGTAGAAGCGCTCGGCCGAGCCGAACACGCGGTCGCCGGCGACCGGCAGCGAGGTGACCCGGGACAGCACCGGGGCCACGGCCCGGTGGAGCCGGCGGCTGGTGGGGAAGACCCGCTCCATGTACCAGCGCAGCACGTCGGGCAGGGACAGGAGGCGGATGGTCTCGGCCGTGGGGGCGCAGTCGACGACGATGACGTCCCAGTCACCGGACTCGGCGTAGGCCTTGATGTCGACCAGGCCGAAGACCTCCTCCAGCCCGGGCAGGAGGGCGAGCTCCTCGGCCTCCACGCCGTCGACGCCGGACCACTCGAACACGTCGACCAGCCAGCCCCGCAGGTCGCCCCAGGCGTCCTCCATGCGCTCCCGCGCGTCGAGCTGCTGGCCCCAGAGCCCGTCGACGACCGGCGTGGGCCGGGTGCCGAGGTCGCCCTCGAGCGAGTCGGCGAGGGAGTGGGCCGGGTCGGTGGAGATCACGACCGTGCGGGCCCCGGCCTCCGCGCAGCGGAGGGCGGTGGCGGCGGCGACGGTGGTCTTGCCCACCCCGCCCTTGCCGGTGAAGAGCAGGGTGCGGCCCGGTCGGGCCGCCGTCACCGGGTCGGCTCCGGGGCCGGGGTCACGGCGCCGCGTCGCCCTCGACGCGCGCCTTGAGCTCGGCCAGGGCGGTGTGGGTGATCTTGTGGGCCGTGCGCCGCTTCACGAACCCCGGCAGCGGGAGCACCAGCTCGGCCTCGAGCTCGTAGACGACGTCGGTGGTGCCGTCGCCCCGGTCGGTGAGGTCGTAGTGGCCGTCGAGCTTGCGGGTGACGTCGCCCTCGGTGAGGACCCAGGCCAGCCGACCGGGGGTGCCGTGGTCGTAGGAGAGGGTGTACTCGGTGCTGTAGCCGAAGCCGGCGGCACGGAAGCGGGCCTCGGTGGCCCGGCCCTCGTCGTCGCGGGCGAGGACGGTGGCGGCCTTCAGGTCGCGAGCCCACTCCGGGTAGCGCTCGATGGCGAGGAGCACCTCCACCACGTCCGCCACCGGCGCAGCGATCGTCATCTGCTCTCGGACCGAGTCACCCATCGGTGGGGGCCTCCGTTCTGGGTCGTCCCGGCGGTCAGTCTGGCGCGTCGTGCGAGCCCCG
Above is a window of Iamia majanohamensis DNA encoding:
- a CDS encoding ArsA family ATPase, producing the protein MTAARPGRTLLFTGKGGVGKTTVAAATALRCAEAGARTVVISTDPAHSLADSLEGDLGTRPTPVVDGLWGQQLDARERMEDAWGDLRGWLVDVFEWSGVDGVEAEELALLPGLEEVFGLVDIKAYAESGDWDVIVVDCAPTAETIRLLSLPDVLRWYMERVFPTSRRLHRAVAPVLSRVTSLPVAGDRVFGSAERFYAQLDGVKEVLADTARTSVRLVVNPERMVIAEARRTATYLSLFGYGVDAVVANRLLPDDVSDPWFDRWKKLHAEHLVAIEEGFAPLPVLRATLAEEEVVGLDRLRDLAGVVYGDRDPADRLHEGEPLRLEDDGDGPALVLDLPFAEHDDLELGRHGDELLVAVGPYRRALVLPASLQRRPVAGARLDGGRLRVRFGPEPVAAGRG
- a CDS encoding SRPBCC family protein, which gives rise to MGDSVREQMTIAAPVADVVEVLLAIERYPEWARDLKAATVLARDDEGRATEARFRAAGFGYSTEYTLSYDHGTPGRLAWVLTEGDVTRKLDGHYDLTDRGDGTTDVVYELEAELVLPLPGFVKRRTAHKITHTALAELKARVEGDAAP